The Clupea harengus chromosome 6, Ch_v2.0.2, whole genome shotgun sequence genome contains a region encoding:
- the madd gene encoding MAP kinase-activating death domain protein isoform X7 encodes MEKKKMCPRLLDYLVVVGVRQPSSDSVSQTPQLLRRYPLEDQPDFPLPPDVVFFCQPEGCLSIRQRRVSLRDDASFVFTLTDKDSGVTRYGICVNFYRSFQRGHHKPRPEGRGDKNAPTTEMGVEATEKSEVSSAEEADLVPPAGEAVHAKSPQPKRGVRAAPRNRNSTLTSLCILSHYPFFSTFRECLYILKRMVDCCSQRLNQRAGLPKGTQRDTMWRMFTGALSTEEKEKGSQLLQDLREIESWVYRLLRSPVPVAGQRRVDVEVLPHEMQPALTFALPDSSRFCMVDFPLHLPLELLGVDGCLLVLSCILLEHKVVLQSRDYNALSMSVMAFVSMIYPLEYMFPVIPLLPTCMASAEQLLLAPTPYIIGVPASFFLYKADFRMPDDVWLVDLDCNKVLRPTNAEILPPLPEPESSELKKHLKQLMQALASMSLNTQPILNLEKFQEGQELPLLPPGRDKASPSSTEFNPLIYGNDVDSVDVATRVAMVRFFNSPNVLQGFQMHTRTLRLFPRPVVAFQATSFLASRPRRSCFADKLSHTQAVEYYGEWALNPTNLAFQRIHNNVFDPSLIGDKPKWYAHQLQPVFYRVYDGSSQLAEALSGPLEDEANDSDPTDDSGSDSEGYDDSSSSYSSLGDFVNEMIKGDISGDTPNVDPPCHAALGDASEVEFHDFQEYKVEEGVEPEPEGEGLPEASEGQPLRSSSSTTASSSPSTIIQGVNHEQPDPAEIEASASAALKNAVPGLASQPFARPAPDPASTDPANKKKDYDNPYFEPQYGFPVEEDADSEEQEESYTPRFNQNLNGNKPQRPLRPSSLKLPGESDGEGDSRNSSPNSTISNNSGDGFGGLMSFASNLYKNHGTSFSLSNLALPNKAAREKATPFPSLKVFGLNSLMEIITEVGPGSGEGARGPRALVDQKSSVIKHSPTVKRESPSPQGRANNTSENQQFLKEVVQSVLDGQGVGWLNMKKVRRLLENEQLRVFVLSKLNRAVQSEEDARQEVIGDVEISRKVYKGMLDLLKCTVSSLEHSYTNAGLGGMASVFSLLEIARTHYQTKEPEKRKRSPMEGASSPGSKESPSGRMEGARAAGVLLVPRLQLHPPSATGKGPHHFDTRSLNEENFIASIELWSKHQDNRKQNALEKEQRAEGAKKSGEGGDTEEKRSQISADSGLSVTSGSQKSDTESVASSEPPALTRSTSQDSEASTVVSNSSGETLGADSDLSSTAGDGLGARPAPHLNLSRGTLSDSEIETNPATSAVFGKTHKLKPGPKEPARVMAKGGPAPPLEDVSMRIYLCEGLLGRDKSSVWDQLEDAAMETFSLSKERSTLWDQVQFWEDAFLDAVMLEREGMGMDQGPHEMIDRYLSLGDHDRKRLEDDEDRLLATLLHNMIAYMLMMKVTQNDVRKKVRRLMGKSHIGLTYSQEINDILDRLNNLNGRELPIRPSGSRHIKKQTFVVHAGTDTTGDIFFMEVCDDCIVLRSNIGTVYERWWYEKLINMTYCPKTKVLCLWRRNGQETQLNKFYTKKCRELYYCVKDSMERAAARQQSIKPGPELGGEFPVQDMKSGEGGLLQVTLEGINLKFMHNQERKVFIELKHIKKCNTVKGVFVLEEFVPETKEVVIHKYKTPMAHQICYSVLCLFSYVAAVKGKEAEGKPKLLSPRPLAS; translated from the exons CCCCCGCCTGCTGGACTACCTGGTGGTAGTCGGAGTCAG GCAGCCCAGCAGTGACAGCGTGTCTCAGACCCCACAGCTGCTGCGCCGCTACCCGCTGGAGGACCAGCCCGACTTCCCGCTGCCACCCGACGTGGTGTTCTTCTGCCAGCCCGAGGGCTGCCTGAGCATCCGCCAGCGGCGCGTCAGCCTTCGCGACGACGCCTCCTTTGTCTTCACGCTCACTGACAAGGACTCGGGTGTCACGCGCTACGGCATCTGTGTCAACTTCTACCGCTCTTTCCAGCGGGGACACCACAAGCCTCGGCCAGAGGGAAGAG GAGACAAGAATGCCCCGACAACCGAAATGGGTGTGGAAGCCACGGAAAAATCCGAGGTCTCCTCCGCCGAAGAGGCGGACTTGGTGCCCCCCGCGGGAGAGGCGGTCCACGCTAAGTCCCCCCAGCCCAAGCGCGGCGTTCGGGCGGCCCCTCGCAACCGCAACAGCACCCTGACTTCGCTGTGCATCCTCAGCCACTACCCCTTCTTCTCCACCTTCCGGGAATGTCTCTACATCCTCAAGCGGATGGTGGACTGCTGCAGCCAGAGGCTCAACCAGCGTGCCGGCCTGCCCAAGGGCACACAGAG gGACACCATGTGGCGCATGTTCACGGGGGCGCTCTCcacggaggagaaggagaaaggcagCCAGCTGCTGCAGGACCTGCGCGAGATCGAGTCGTGGGTGTACCGGCTGCTGCGCTCGCCCGTGCCCGTGGCGGGCCAGCGGCGCGTGGACGTGGAGGTGCTGCCGCACGAGATGCAGCCGGCGCTCACCTTCGCCCTGCCCGACTCCTCACGCTTCTGCATGGTGGACTTCCCCCTGCACCTGCCGCTGGAGCTGCTGGGCGTGGACGGCTGTCTGCTGGTGCTCAGCTGCATCCTGCTCGAGCacaag GTGGTGCTTCAGTCTCGGGACTATAATGCCCTGTCCATGAGCGTGATGGCGTTTGTGTCTATGATCTACCCTCTGGAGTACATGTTCCCAGTCATCCCACTGCTGCCCACGTGCATGGCCTCAGCTGAACAA CTTCTTCTTGCACCCACCCCCTACATCATTGGCGTTCCGGCCAGCTTCTTCCTGTACAAGGCTGATTTCAGGATGCCAGATGATGTGTGGCTAGTTGATCTTGACTGCAACAAG gTCCTCAGACCCACCAATGCGGAgatccttccccctctccctgagCCGGAGTCATCTGAGCTGAAGAAGCATCTGAAGCAG CTCATGCAG GCTCTGGCCAGCATGAGCCTCAACACCCAGCCCATCCTCAACCTGGAGAAGTTCCAGGAGGGCCAGGAGCTGCCGCTGCTCCCGCCGGGCCGGGACAAGGCCTCGCCGTCCTCCACCGAGTTCAACCCCCTCATCTACGGCAATGACGTGGACTCTGTGGATGTGGCCACCAG ggttgccatggtgaggTTCTTCAACTCGCCCAACGTTCTGCAGGGGTTCCAGATGCACACGCGCACGCTGCGCCTCTTCCCCCGACCCGTGGTTGCCTTCCAGGCCACGTCCTTCCTGGCCTCCCGGCCACGGCGTAGCTGCTTTGCCGACAAACTGTCGCACACGCAGGCCGTGGAGTACTACGGGGAGTGGGCCCTCAACCCCACCAATCTGGCCTTCCAGAGGATTCACAACA ATGTGTTTGATCCCTCTCTGATTGGGGACAAGCCCAAGTGGTACGCGCACCAGCTGCAGCCGGTGTTCTATCGCGTGTATGACGGCTCGTCTCAGCTGGCTGAGGCCTTGAGCGGGCCGTTGGAGGACGAGGCCAACGACTCCGACCCCACCGACGACAG tggcAGTGACAGTGAAGGCTATGATGACTCCAGCTCTTCTTACTCCTCCCTCGGGGACTTTGTGAATGAGATGATCAAAGGGGACATTTCGGGAGACACTCCAA ATGTGGATCCACCTTGCCACGCTGCGCTGGGGGACGCCAGTGAGGTGGAGTTCCACGACTTCCAGGAGTACAAGGTGGAGGAGGGCGTTGAGCCGGAGCCCGAGGGGGAGGGTCTGCCAGAGGCATCAGAGGGCCAGCCGCtgcgctccagctccagcaccacggccagctccagccccagcaccATCATCCAGGGGGTCAACCAC GAGCAGCCTGACCCTGCAGAGATTGAGGCATCTGCGAGTGCTGCCCTCAAGAACGCTGTCCCGGGATTGGCCAGCCAGCCTTTCGCACGCCCCGCCCCTGACCCCGCCTCCACAGACCCGGCCAATAAGAAGAAAGACTATGACAATCCTTACTTTGAGCCTCAGTATGGCTTCCCTGTGGAAGAGGATGCAGACAGCGAGGAACAGGAGGAAAGCTACACTCCCCGCTTCAACCAGAACCTCAACGGCAACAA GCCACAGCGCCCCCTGCGGCCCAGCAGCCTTAAGCTTCCGGGGGAGTCCGACGGCGAGGGAGATTCCCGCAACAGCTCGCCCAACTCCACCATCTCCAACAACAGCGGCGATGGATTTGGGGGCCTCATGTCCTTTGCCA GTAACCTGTACAAGAACCACGGCACAAGCTTCAGCCTCTCCAACCTGGCTCTGCCCAACAAGGCTGCTAGGGAGAAGGCCACCCCCTTCCCCAGCCTCAAAG TATTTGGGCTAAATTCTCTAATGGAGATTATAACAGAGGTCGGCCCGGGGAGCGGAGAAG GGGCTCGTGGTCCCAGAGCTCTGGTGGACCAGAAGTCCTCGGTCATCAAGCACAGCCCCACTGTAAAGAGGGAGTCTCCCTCCCCGCAGGGAAGAGCCAACAACACTAG CGAGAACCAGCAGTTCCTGAAGGAGGTGGTGCAGAGCGTGCTGGACGGCCAGGGAGTGGGCTGGCTCAACATGAAGAAGGTGCGCCGCCTGCTGGAGAACGAGCAGCTGCGCGTCTTTGTGCTCAGCAAGCTCAACCGCGCCGTCCAATCGGAGGAAGACGCCCGGCAGGAGGTCATCGGGGACGTG GAGATAAGCAGAAAGGTGTATAAGGGCATGCTGGACCTGCTGAAGTGTACGGTCTCCAGTCTGGAGCACTCCTACACCAACGCGGGCCTCGGGGGCATGGCCAGCGTGTTCAGCCTGCTGGAGATCGCACGCACCCACTACCAGACCAAAG AGCCCGAGAAGCGAAAGCGCAGCCCCATGGAGGGCGCCAGCAGCCCGGGCAGCAAGGAGAGCCCGTCGGGCCGCATGGAGGGCGCCCGGGCTGCCGGCGTGCTGCTGGTGCCCCGGCTCCAGCTCCACCCGCCCTCCGCCACCGGGAAGGGGCCCCACCACTTTGATACCCGCAGTCTGAACGAGGAGAATTTTATTGCCTCAATCG AATTGTGGAGCAAGCACCAGGATAACAGAAAGCAAAATGCTTTGGAAAAGGAACAGA GGGCTGAGGGGGCCAAGAAAAGTGGCGAGGGTGGCGACACGGAGGAGAAGAGGTCCCAGATCAGTGCTGACAGCGGCCTGAGCGTGACCTCTGGTTCACAG AAGAGCGATACCGAGTCTGTGGCCAGCTCTGAACCTCCAGCCCTAACCAGGAGCACCAGTCAGGACTCTGAGGCCAGCACAGTG GTAAGCAACAGCTCAGGGGAGACCCTGGGAGCGGACAGCGACCTGAGCAGCACAGCAGGGGACGGTCTGGGAGCCCGGCCCGCCCCACACCTCAACCTCTCCAGGGGCACTCTCTCCGACAGCGAGATCGAGACCAACCCTGCCACCAGCGCCGTCTTT GGGAAGACCCATAAGCTGAAGCCAGGTCCGAAGGAGCCGGCGAGGGTCATGGCCAAAGGAGGGCCAGCACCTCCTCTGGAGGATGTCAGCATGAGGATCTACCTGTGCGAGGGGCTGCTGG GGCGGGACAAGAGCTCCGTCTGGGACCAACTGGAAGATGCCGCCATGGAGACCTTCTCTTTGA GCAAAGAGCGCTCCACTCTGTGGGACCAGGTGCAGTTCTGGGAGGATGCCTTCCTGGATGCAGTCAtgctggagagggagggcaTGGGCATGGACCAGGGCCCGCATGAGATGATTGACAG GTACCTGTCTCTGGGCGACCATGACAGAAAGCGCCTGGAGGATGACGAAGACCGGCTGTTAGCCACGCTACTGCACAACATGATTGCCTACATGCTGATGATGAAG gTGACCCAGAATGATGTTCGGAAGAAGGTGAGGCGTCTGATGGGAAAGTCTCACATTGGCCTGACTTACAGCCAGGAGATCAATGACATTCTAGACCGCCTCAATAACCTG AATGGTCGCGAGCTACCCATCAGGCCGAGCGGCAGCCGCCACATTAAGAAGCAGACGTTTGTGGTGCATGCTGGGACAGACACCACAGGGGACATCTTCTTCATGGAG GTCTGCGACGACTGCATCGTGCTGCGCAGCAACATCGGCACCGTCTACGAGCGCTGGTGGTACGAGAAGCTCATCAACATGACCTACTGTCCCAAGACCAAGGTGCTGTGCCTTTGGCGACGCAATGGCCAAGAGACTCAGCTCAACAAGTTCTACACTAAAAAG
- the madd gene encoding MAP kinase-activating death domain protein isoform X2 translates to MEKKKMCPRLLDYLVVVGVRQPSSDSVSQTPQLLRRYPLEDQPDFPLPPDVVFFCQPEGCLSIRQRRVSLRDDASFVFTLTDKDSGVTRYGICVNFYRSFQRGHHKPRPEGRGDKNAPTTEMGVEATEKSEVSSAEEADLVPPAGEAVHAKSPQPKRGVRAAPRNRNSTLTSLCILSHYPFFSTFRECLYILKRMVDCCSQRLNQRAGLPKGTQRDTMWRMFTGALSTEEKEKGSQLLQDLREIESWVYRLLRSPVPVAGQRRVDVEVLPHEMQPALTFALPDSSRFCMVDFPLHLPLELLGVDGCLLVLSCILLEHKVVLQSRDYNALSMSVMAFVSMIYPLEYMFPVIPLLPTCMASAEQLLLAPTPYIIGVPASFFLYKADFRMPDDVWLVDLDCNKVLRPTNAEILPPLPEPESSELKKHLKQLMQALASMSLNTQPILNLEKFQEGQELPLLPPGRDKASPSSTEFNPLIYGNDVDSVDVATRVAMVRFFNSPNVLQGFQMHTRTLRLFPRPVVAFQATSFLASRPRRSCFADKLSHTQAVEYYGEWALNPTNLAFQRIHNNVFDPSLIGDKPKWYAHQLQPVFYRVYDGSSQLAEALSGPLEDEANDSDPTDDSGSDSEGYDDSSSSYSSLGDFVNEMIKGDISGDTPNVDPPCHAALGDASEVEFHDFQEYKVEEGVEPEPEGEGLPEASEGQPLRSSSSTTASSSPSTIIQGVNHEQPDPAEIEASASAALKNAVPGLASQPFARPAPDPASTDPANKKKDYDNPYFEPQYGFPVEEDADSEEQEESYTPRFNQNLNGNKPQRPLRPSSLKLPGESDGEGDSRNSSPNSTISNNSGDGFGGLMSFASNLYKNHGTSFSLSNLALPNKAAREKATPFPSLKEYFNFDLDEEVEEDDEDEDDDDDDDGDGDEPESPVFGLNSLMEIITEVGPGSGEGARGPRALVDQKSSVIKHSPTVKRESPSPQGRANNTSENQQFLKEVVQSVLDGQGVGWLNMKKVRRLLENEQLRVFVLSKLNRAVQSEEDARQEVIGDVEISRKVYKGMLDLLKCTVSSLEHSYTNAGLGGMASVFSLLEIARTHYQTKEPEKRKRSPMEGASSPGSKESPSGRMEGARAAGVLLVPRLQLHPPSATGKGPHHFDTRSLNEENFIASIELWSKHQDNRKQNALEKEQRAEGAKKSGEGGDTEEKRSQISADSGLSVTSGSQKSDTESVASSEPPALTRSTSQDSEASTVSNSSGETLGADSDLSSTAGDGLGARPAPHLNLSRGTLSDSEIETNPATSAVFGKTHKLKPGPKEPARVMAKGGPAPPLEDVSMRIYLCEGLLGRDKSSVWDQLEDAAMETFSLSKERSTLWDQVQFWEDAFLDAVMLEREGMGMDQGPHEMIDRYLSLGDHDRKRLEDDEDRLLATLLHNMIAYMLMMKVTQNDVRKKVRRLMGKSHIGLTYSQEINDILDRLNNLNGRELPIRPSGSRHIKKQTFVVHAGTDTTGDIFFMEVCDDCIVLRSNIGTVYERWWYEKLINMTYCPKTKVLCLWRRNGQETQLNKFYTKKCRELYYCVKDSMERAAARQQSIKPGPELGGEFPVQDMKSGEGGLLQVTLEGINLKFMHNQERKVFIELKHIKKCNTVKGVFVLEEFVPETKEVVIHKYKTPMAHQICYSVLCLFSYVAAVKGKEAEGKPKLLSPRPLAS, encoded by the exons CCCCCGCCTGCTGGACTACCTGGTGGTAGTCGGAGTCAG GCAGCCCAGCAGTGACAGCGTGTCTCAGACCCCACAGCTGCTGCGCCGCTACCCGCTGGAGGACCAGCCCGACTTCCCGCTGCCACCCGACGTGGTGTTCTTCTGCCAGCCCGAGGGCTGCCTGAGCATCCGCCAGCGGCGCGTCAGCCTTCGCGACGACGCCTCCTTTGTCTTCACGCTCACTGACAAGGACTCGGGTGTCACGCGCTACGGCATCTGTGTCAACTTCTACCGCTCTTTCCAGCGGGGACACCACAAGCCTCGGCCAGAGGGAAGAG GAGACAAGAATGCCCCGACAACCGAAATGGGTGTGGAAGCCACGGAAAAATCCGAGGTCTCCTCCGCCGAAGAGGCGGACTTGGTGCCCCCCGCGGGAGAGGCGGTCCACGCTAAGTCCCCCCAGCCCAAGCGCGGCGTTCGGGCGGCCCCTCGCAACCGCAACAGCACCCTGACTTCGCTGTGCATCCTCAGCCACTACCCCTTCTTCTCCACCTTCCGGGAATGTCTCTACATCCTCAAGCGGATGGTGGACTGCTGCAGCCAGAGGCTCAACCAGCGTGCCGGCCTGCCCAAGGGCACACAGAG gGACACCATGTGGCGCATGTTCACGGGGGCGCTCTCcacggaggagaaggagaaaggcagCCAGCTGCTGCAGGACCTGCGCGAGATCGAGTCGTGGGTGTACCGGCTGCTGCGCTCGCCCGTGCCCGTGGCGGGCCAGCGGCGCGTGGACGTGGAGGTGCTGCCGCACGAGATGCAGCCGGCGCTCACCTTCGCCCTGCCCGACTCCTCACGCTTCTGCATGGTGGACTTCCCCCTGCACCTGCCGCTGGAGCTGCTGGGCGTGGACGGCTGTCTGCTGGTGCTCAGCTGCATCCTGCTCGAGCacaag GTGGTGCTTCAGTCTCGGGACTATAATGCCCTGTCCATGAGCGTGATGGCGTTTGTGTCTATGATCTACCCTCTGGAGTACATGTTCCCAGTCATCCCACTGCTGCCCACGTGCATGGCCTCAGCTGAACAA CTTCTTCTTGCACCCACCCCCTACATCATTGGCGTTCCGGCCAGCTTCTTCCTGTACAAGGCTGATTTCAGGATGCCAGATGATGTGTGGCTAGTTGATCTTGACTGCAACAAG gTCCTCAGACCCACCAATGCGGAgatccttccccctctccctgagCCGGAGTCATCTGAGCTGAAGAAGCATCTGAAGCAG CTCATGCAG GCTCTGGCCAGCATGAGCCTCAACACCCAGCCCATCCTCAACCTGGAGAAGTTCCAGGAGGGCCAGGAGCTGCCGCTGCTCCCGCCGGGCCGGGACAAGGCCTCGCCGTCCTCCACCGAGTTCAACCCCCTCATCTACGGCAATGACGTGGACTCTGTGGATGTGGCCACCAG ggttgccatggtgaggTTCTTCAACTCGCCCAACGTTCTGCAGGGGTTCCAGATGCACACGCGCACGCTGCGCCTCTTCCCCCGACCCGTGGTTGCCTTCCAGGCCACGTCCTTCCTGGCCTCCCGGCCACGGCGTAGCTGCTTTGCCGACAAACTGTCGCACACGCAGGCCGTGGAGTACTACGGGGAGTGGGCCCTCAACCCCACCAATCTGGCCTTCCAGAGGATTCACAACA ATGTGTTTGATCCCTCTCTGATTGGGGACAAGCCCAAGTGGTACGCGCACCAGCTGCAGCCGGTGTTCTATCGCGTGTATGACGGCTCGTCTCAGCTGGCTGAGGCCTTGAGCGGGCCGTTGGAGGACGAGGCCAACGACTCCGACCCCACCGACGACAG tggcAGTGACAGTGAAGGCTATGATGACTCCAGCTCTTCTTACTCCTCCCTCGGGGACTTTGTGAATGAGATGATCAAAGGGGACATTTCGGGAGACACTCCAA ATGTGGATCCACCTTGCCACGCTGCGCTGGGGGACGCCAGTGAGGTGGAGTTCCACGACTTCCAGGAGTACAAGGTGGAGGAGGGCGTTGAGCCGGAGCCCGAGGGGGAGGGTCTGCCAGAGGCATCAGAGGGCCAGCCGCtgcgctccagctccagcaccacggccagctccagccccagcaccATCATCCAGGGGGTCAACCAC GAGCAGCCTGACCCTGCAGAGATTGAGGCATCTGCGAGTGCTGCCCTCAAGAACGCTGTCCCGGGATTGGCCAGCCAGCCTTTCGCACGCCCCGCCCCTGACCCCGCCTCCACAGACCCGGCCAATAAGAAGAAAGACTATGACAATCCTTACTTTGAGCCTCAGTATGGCTTCCCTGTGGAAGAGGATGCAGACAGCGAGGAACAGGAGGAAAGCTACACTCCCCGCTTCAACCAGAACCTCAACGGCAACAA GCCACAGCGCCCCCTGCGGCCCAGCAGCCTTAAGCTTCCGGGGGAGTCCGACGGCGAGGGAGATTCCCGCAACAGCTCGCCCAACTCCACCATCTCCAACAACAGCGGCGATGGATTTGGGGGCCTCATGTCCTTTGCCA GTAACCTGTACAAGAACCACGGCACAAGCTTCAGCCTCTCCAACCTGGCTCTGCCCAACAAGGCTGCTAGGGAGAAGGCCACCCCCTTCCCCAGCCTCAAAG AATATTTTAATTTTGATCTAGATGAGGAAGTGGAAGAAG acgatgaggatgaggatgatgatgatgatgatgatggtgatggtgatgagcCAGAAAGCCCGG TATTTGGGCTAAATTCTCTAATGGAGATTATAACAGAGGTCGGCCCGGGGAGCGGAGAAG GGGCTCGTGGTCCCAGAGCTCTGGTGGACCAGAAGTCCTCGGTCATCAAGCACAGCCCCACTGTAAAGAGGGAGTCTCCCTCCCCGCAGGGAAGAGCCAACAACACTAG CGAGAACCAGCAGTTCCTGAAGGAGGTGGTGCAGAGCGTGCTGGACGGCCAGGGAGTGGGCTGGCTCAACATGAAGAAGGTGCGCCGCCTGCTGGAGAACGAGCAGCTGCGCGTCTTTGTGCTCAGCAAGCTCAACCGCGCCGTCCAATCGGAGGAAGACGCCCGGCAGGAGGTCATCGGGGACGTG GAGATAAGCAGAAAGGTGTATAAGGGCATGCTGGACCTGCTGAAGTGTACGGTCTCCAGTCTGGAGCACTCCTACACCAACGCGGGCCTCGGGGGCATGGCCAGCGTGTTCAGCCTGCTGGAGATCGCACGCACCCACTACCAGACCAAAG AGCCCGAGAAGCGAAAGCGCAGCCCCATGGAGGGCGCCAGCAGCCCGGGCAGCAAGGAGAGCCCGTCGGGCCGCATGGAGGGCGCCCGGGCTGCCGGCGTGCTGCTGGTGCCCCGGCTCCAGCTCCACCCGCCCTCCGCCACCGGGAAGGGGCCCCACCACTTTGATACCCGCAGTCTGAACGAGGAGAATTTTATTGCCTCAATCG AATTGTGGAGCAAGCACCAGGATAACAGAAAGCAAAATGCTTTGGAAAAGGAACAGA GGGCTGAGGGGGCCAAGAAAAGTGGCGAGGGTGGCGACACGGAGGAGAAGAGGTCCCAGATCAGTGCTGACAGCGGCCTGAGCGTGACCTCTGGTTCACAG AAGAGCGATACCGAGTCTGTGGCCAGCTCTGAACCTCCAGCCCTAACCAGGAGCACCAGTCAGGACTCTGAGGCCAGCACA GTAAGCAACAGCTCAGGGGAGACCCTGGGAGCGGACAGCGACCTGAGCAGCACAGCAGGGGACGGTCTGGGAGCCCGGCCCGCCCCACACCTCAACCTCTCCAGGGGCACTCTCTCCGACAGCGAGATCGAGACCAACCCTGCCACCAGCGCCGTCTTT GGGAAGACCCATAAGCTGAAGCCAGGTCCGAAGGAGCCGGCGAGGGTCATGGCCAAAGGAGGGCCAGCACCTCCTCTGGAGGATGTCAGCATGAGGATCTACCTGTGCGAGGGGCTGCTGG GGCGGGACAAGAGCTCCGTCTGGGACCAACTGGAAGATGCCGCCATGGAGACCTTCTCTTTGA GCAAAGAGCGCTCCACTCTGTGGGACCAGGTGCAGTTCTGGGAGGATGCCTTCCTGGATGCAGTCAtgctggagagggagggcaTGGGCATGGACCAGGGCCCGCATGAGATGATTGACAG GTACCTGTCTCTGGGCGACCATGACAGAAAGCGCCTGGAGGATGACGAAGACCGGCTGTTAGCCACGCTACTGCACAACATGATTGCCTACATGCTGATGATGAAG gTGACCCAGAATGATGTTCGGAAGAAGGTGAGGCGTCTGATGGGAAAGTCTCACATTGGCCTGACTTACAGCCAGGAGATCAATGACATTCTAGACCGCCTCAATAACCTG AATGGTCGCGAGCTACCCATCAGGCCGAGCGGCAGCCGCCACATTAAGAAGCAGACGTTTGTGGTGCATGCTGGGACAGACACCACAGGGGACATCTTCTTCATGGAG GTCTGCGACGACTGCATCGTGCTGCGCAGCAACATCGGCACCGTCTACGAGCGCTGGTGGTACGAGAAGCTCATCAACATGACCTACTGTCCCAAGACCAAGGTGCTGTGCCTTTGGCGACGCAATGGCCAAGAGACTCAGCTCAACAAGTTCTACACTAAAAAG